The following coding sequences are from one Stigmatopora nigra isolate UIUO_SnigA chromosome 10, RoL_Snig_1.1, whole genome shotgun sequence window:
- the tamm41 gene encoding phosphatidate cytidylyltransferase, mitochondrial — protein sequence MTLPTLHNTGVLYRRILSQFPQDISLAFAYGSGVFKQQGTTQGQMEKNMLDFVFAVDDPVTWHTMNLLQNRKHYSILKFLGPAMINSIQSDYGAAMYYNTLVSVDGRVIKYGVISTECLIDDLIHWKTMYAAGRLHKPVKLLVQGDNGKLRAAMVSNLKSAVTASFLMLPESFSEEELFLQIAGLSYAGDFRMVIGEDKSKVANIVNDNIEHFRILYSNILKDCPQAVYKPQQGKLEVDKSPEGQFVQLMALPRTLQQRITKLVDPPGKNRDVEEILLQMAQDPDCGVVVQQGISSIVKSSSITQSIKGIATAGLWKSMSYSAKKLMKMWKGWKRKPSISQTS from the exons ATGACTCTTCCGACTTTGCACAACACCGGCGTGCTTTACAGAAGAATTTTGTCCCAATTTCCCCAGGATATCAGTTTAGCTTTTGCATATGGATCTGGCGTATTCAAACAGCAAGGGACCACCCAAGGTCAAATGGAG aaAAATATGCTGGACTTTGTGTTTGCGGTGGATGATCCAGTAACATGGCATACCATGAATCTGCTGCAGAACCGTAAACATTACTCCATCCTTAAATTCTTGGGACCCGCTATGATCAATTCCATACAGAGTGACTACGGGGCCGCTATGTACTATAACACGCTGGTGTCAGTTGATGGGAGG GTTATTAAATATGGCGTGATAAGTACAGAGTGTCTAATTGATGACCTAATTCACTGGAAAACCATGTATGCTGCAGGACGTCTGCACAAGCCG GTGAAGTTGCTGGTGCAGGGAGATAATGGAAAGCTGCGAGCAGCGATGGTTTCCAACCTGAAGAGCGCTGTAACGGCCTCATTTCTCATGCTTCCTGAAAGTTTCAGTGAAGAGGAGCTTTTCCTGCAGATAGCTGGTCTCTCTTATGCTG GTGATTTCCGGATGGTGATTGGAGAGGATAAATCCAAGGTGGCCAATATTGTAAATGACAACATTGAACACTTTCGGATTCTCTACAGTAACATCTTAAAAGACTGTCCGCAAGCGGTCTACAAGCCCCAACAAGGAAAACTCGAG GTCGACAAAAGCCCAGAAGGCCAGTTTGTCCAGTTGATGGCGCTTCCTCGGACCTTGCAGCAGAGAATTACCAAACTGGTGGATCCTCCTGGGAAGAATAGAGATGTGGAGGAGATATTGCTGCAGATGGCTCAGGACCCTGACTGTGGAGTAGTTGTGCAGCaag GAATCTCCTCAATTGTGAAATCATCCAGCATAACACAGAGTATCAAAGGAATCGCTACAGCAG GCCTGTGGAAGTCCATGTCCTATAGCGCTAAGAAACTTATGAAGATGTGGAAAGGTTGGAAGAGGAAACCATCTATTTCACAGACTTCGTGA